Sequence from the Magallana gigas chromosome 4, xbMagGiga1.1, whole genome shotgun sequence genome:
TGGTATCCACGATGAATGGACATACGAGTAATTAGTGTATACATCAGACTGAAGAGATGTGTACTCCATTCCTGCTGGGACAGTCAAGTCAATATTTGCTATTCTGAAATAAAGAATGCGTACTTTTCAAAGCCACTTTCCGTATAAATTTTCATGTAATGACCGATAAAATTGTTGAAAAGCTCCACAGAACTGATAATTGTTTTAGATATGCATAAAACCTAATTGGCTTTGAATTATAAGGCAAATCTATTTAAACGTTAATGACTGAATAATATGCGAGTAAAGATGGGTAATTGCCATTTTCTCCAATTTGCATAATTATCTTAAAAAAGACTTTGCAGTTACCCACTGTTTCCGGACGAAAAGAAGGAGATgtttacacttttaaaaatatccgTGTGAAGTATGGTTCCTTCTGCTAGAGTGGGTCTTACGAACCGTGGTTTATCCGTACAGTTGACAGCAGGTAGAACTGGTGTCTCCACAATAAACTAAAACCGTCCATAACATTTATTTGAGcatacaaatgttttaaatcgtCAATATAAACCATTAATCTTAAactgcaaaatttaaaatatcaaagaggAAAACATATTCTTTCTGATTAAAATGTCACCTaagtataaaaacaaaattttcatttgaataagAATGTTTATCAGAGATACACGACCAAGCGACTCACTTGTAATGTTATCGTAGATAAAGGACTAGTTGTTAAATGAATACTGCCATCAATAGAAATATTAGACTTCGGATAATCCTCAACTGTTACTGCAACTGCAAAAGTTCCGTTCGATGTGTGGTTTGCCATGAACCTTATCGTACAATTGTTCTGAAATAAGAGATTCAAGctatttaaggaattttgatTGCATAACTTCTGATACATGAGGCAACATGTCGAAGTAAAGTTATAGCATCTAAAACTGTATGATATGGCAATTATTTCTCATTTACATGCTTGCATGGAAAATGTTAgctaaaacaatttaaatatgcTCGGTTGGAATTGACAATCTAAAACAGTTTTGAAatttatcttaatatttttctaaatatttttattttatcacgCATTAGATTTTCAAAATCAACTAAATACGCCTTAATCCGGTCTTTGAGATGGTCCCCATATCAATAATGTTAATTATAGTAataatagtaaaaatatttgataaatgaacTGAAAACTTACATAATCAATAGTGGCATATGGTAAGCCCTCACAAATCGACATACACTCGGTACCATTGGCCCAGCGGCATCTAACATCATCACCGTTAGGATCCACAACAGGAATACTGATTTCATTGTAACATCCATACTGAGCGCTGAGTACAGAAATTAAATAAGTTAAACTATTCTCATATAGTAGAATTATAAGTCTGGAGAAGGTTATACCATGTACATAAGTTATCTATTTAACATTAGATAATCTGAgtttaatgtttttgatttgtatttaattcTTTTCAAGTAAGGgtatatcaataaaatcataGCGCCTTtattcaattatatatatatatatatatatatatatatatatatatatatatatatatatatatatatatatatatatatatttatagaccGTTTCCATGTAGATTTATGTCTGTagacaatatattttaaaacacggAAGAAATCATTACACATAGATAGGCTTGCCAGTCGTGATGGGACTTAAATTAGGTTTGTTTGTGTCATTTCTTGTTGCAAGATTAACAACAGTGCCAATAGACCATCTCCCTGGCGAACCATAGCTCAGATTCATCCAGTCACTTCCCGTAAATCTATTGAATGCAAAATGGAAAATATCTGATAATGACGTCAAGATTGCTTACAAATGTTTATGTAAGTTTGAcatgaaacataaaatattcaCACACAACTGTCAGTATTTCACTTTTCACTGGATTTATATTACCTCATATACCATgagaattttatatttacatgttgcGGCTACATGCAACTGAATGTGGCCAATTCACGATATTCATTTTAGACcaataaacttaaaattttaatagtgataaatgataaaaatgtagTGGTCTGTCAAAAACATTAGGACTTGTACAAAAATAAGAAACCAGGTACAGTTTTTGAACCGATAGCTGGGgccaaataaaaaataccttttcaaagtcgtgttcagcttttACTTTACACTATATCTAAATAATACCTTTACTATTTATAACCTTTATCTAATTTCAgagataattaatattttgtaacatGCTCCCCCATCCGGTTGTAGACACTTCTGACAAATAAAAAACGACCTAAAATGTTCCAGTTGAACCTCTAACTGACCACTGTTGGTCatgaaatgaataaacatgCTAGGCAATTTGTATATCAAGAAGCTTGGaaatattaatatgaatattacagactgtttttaaaatcaaaccagtttttttttattcttatctTTCAACTTGgatggcattttatttttacaacatGAAAACTCTTCACCCAAATACACTTTGCACTAAGTTTCATattaaatgtaacaaaagttAATGTAAAGGATAAGATTTCAAATAGAACAACGACACTCTCGACAACTTTTACAACGGAATTCAATGTCAAATCAAACGTGACAAAAAAACAGTTAAAATCTTTTCAGATCTATAATTGTGTATTATTAGTTTGGATATACAACACTACATTTTTAGGTAATGAACCAGCCGAATgattattaaatgaattttataaataaaaaattacctACTCAACTGTGTAAGGGCCAATTCCTGGAAAAGTATATGTGAATGTGTTCTCTCCTTGCTCCCAATTCTCAGACTCACTAGCTCCTGTACATATATAGCTGGTGTTGGCGATATTTCTGGGCGTAGAACATCCAGTTGTACATTTCCAATAATAAGGAATTACCTCATCGATAAATTGGCCAATTCTCTCAGCAGTACATCCCGGACCTCTGTTATATGCCCATCCAAGTTTGAATGAAAACTCAACCTACagaaatcattttgaaaaaaagtcatTTGATTCTGACTCTCGGTAACatttcaaatcattaaaattatgatttataacCTTGGTTCCATTGCCAATAGGTTTCCAACTAATTGTTCCTCCTCTAAAGTGAGTAGCACCCATTCCATGGTAGAAAggaaaaagaacataaaatacCTGTATAACAGTTAAATGCATAATTACAATAAAGTCTCTCCATGGGGCAACATACTTATCTTCTTATTTTGA
This genomic interval carries:
- the LOC136269542 gene encoding integrin beta-like protein A, coding for MHLTVIQVFYVLFPFYHGMGATHFRGGTISWKPIGNGTKVEFSFKLGWAYNRGPGCTAERIGQFIDEVIPYYWKCTTGCSTPRNIANTSYICTGASESENWEQGENTFTYTFPGIGPYTVEFTGSDWMNLSYGSPGRWSIGTVVNLATRNDTNKPNLSPITTGKPIYVAQYGCYNEISIPVVDPNGDDVRCRWANGTECMSICEGLPYATIDYNNCTIRFMANHTSNGTFAVAVTVEDYPKSNISIDGSIHLTTSPLSTITLQFIVETPVLPAVNCTDKPRFVRPTLAEGTILHTDIFKSVNISFFSSGNSGIANIDLTVPAGMEYTSLQSDVYTNYSYVHSSWIPEQNQVGFHLVCAIAKDPSGKTSKPRCITVVVNDVSPCNINPCEHGGRCLRQDITQNYVCTCLPRYTGNYCETGVLEMFQPVVLKKRHSLKWLTLLPVIRKVKDGRLENVKELARISVGKRTEALQLRDIAKAVMEITGESMDELLDLAGKDIRDYDSAKLLLHYCVLAANERGQPKGQVLQDDEAGPSTSCAPAERQNQTEDNTVELLCLIYCVCVCVCVCVWKKN